In one Chromatiales bacterium genomic region, the following are encoded:
- the fhcD gene encoding formylmethanofuran--tetrahydromethanopterin N-formyltransferase: protein MTINGVEIENTYAEAFAMRATRIIITAINYKWAKYAASTMVGFATSVIGCNVEAGIERRCKPSSTPDSRPGYAVLLFATSTADLSDQLTRRVAQCVLTCPTSAVFAGMEGERKIPLGRYVRYFGDGYQSSKVIGEKRYWRVPVMDGEFVCEDNTAVVPAIGGGNFLIFARSSSQALQACEAAIDSIADLPNLVLPFPGGGVRSGSKVGSRYKFLSASTNEQYCPTLKGMVDSKLRSNTGAVMEIVIDGLNVQDVIDAMRVGITAVCELGLSEGITTITAGNYGGDLGQYQFHLWEIIGT, encoded by the coding sequence ATCACCATCAACGGTGTAGAAATAGAAAACACCTACGCCGAAGCGTTTGCAATGAGAGCAACGCGAATTATTATCACGGCAATTAACTACAAATGGGCAAAGTATGCAGCGAGTACGATGGTTGGTTTTGCGACTTCAGTGATCGGTTGCAATGTAGAAGCTGGAATAGAACGGCGTTGCAAACCATCTAGTACTCCAGACAGCAGACCGGGCTATGCAGTTTTGCTGTTTGCAACTTCGACAGCCGATTTATCCGATCAACTAACGAGACGCGTTGCTCAGTGCGTGTTGACTTGTCCGACCAGTGCGGTATTCGCCGGTATGGAGGGTGAGCGCAAAATCCCTCTCGGGCGTTATGTGCGCTACTTCGGCGATGGTTATCAATCATCCAAAGTAATAGGAGAAAAACGTTATTGGCGTGTGCCGGTGATGGATGGTGAGTTTGTATGCGAAGACAACACTGCAGTGGTACCCGCTATAGGTGGTGGCAACTTTTTGATCTTCGCTCGCTCCTCGTCACAAGCATTACAAGCTTGCGAAGCTGCAATAGATAGCATTGCAGATTTACCCAACCTGGTTTTACCATTTCCGGGCGGCGGAGTACGATCAGGCTCCAAAGTCGGTTCTCGTTATAAGTTTCTCAGTGCTTCGACCAACGAGCAATATTGCCCAACCCTCAAGGGCATGGTCGATAGCAAGCTACGCTCAAATACCGGTGCGGTAATGGAAATCGTGATAGACGGACTCAATGTACAAGATGTTATAGATGCGATGCGCGTCGGCATCACTGCGGTATGCGAACTGGGATTATCAGAAGGTATCACGACGATTACCGCAGGTAATTATGGAGGTGATTTAGGACAGTACCAATTCCACTTATGGGAGATTATCGGCACATGA
- a CDS encoding formylmethanofuran dehydrogenase subunit C, with product MKLILKSSPSCRINADLLTPEYCSTISDKQLAKKTLLSSDGDIAIGDLFKIEKDASKSLLISGDCQQFDYIGAKVSKDQIKVEGSVGDYAAATMSGGQLEITGNVGHFTACAMSGGTVIVAGNAGDATGGASIGAVQGMSGGTVLVLSDAGDRTANLMRRGIVVVRGNNGDYAAADMKAGNLVVLKKNGSHCAYGMRRGTVLLGEPSNSENLGDTFISQPSNYNMDFLILLYKHITLLSPTLQSLPRKKLIKRYIGDLAVGGKGEILVPYS from the coding sequence ATGAAACTGATACTAAAATCGTCACCTAGCTGCCGCATAAATGCCGATCTGCTGACCCCCGAATATTGCTCTACGATCTCCGACAAACAACTGGCAAAGAAAACACTACTGAGCTCCGACGGTGATATTGCGATAGGCGATTTATTCAAAATAGAAAAAGATGCAAGCAAGAGCCTATTAATAAGCGGCGATTGTCAGCAGTTTGATTATATAGGCGCAAAAGTTTCCAAAGACCAAATCAAAGTAGAAGGATCAGTGGGTGATTATGCAGCAGCGACGATGAGCGGCGGACAGTTGGAAATTACCGGCAATGTTGGCCATTTTACGGCTTGTGCTATGTCTGGCGGCACCGTTATCGTTGCAGGCAATGCCGGCGATGCCACTGGTGGTGCTTCGATTGGTGCGGTACAGGGTATGAGCGGCGGCACCGTATTGGTGTTGAGCGATGCCGGTGATCGTACAGCAAACCTGATGCGGCGTGGTATTGTTGTAGTGCGTGGCAATAATGGCGACTATGCTGCTGCTGACATGAAAGCCGGCAATTTAGTCGTGCTGAAGAAAAACGGTAGCCACTGCGCTTACGGCATGCGCCGCGGCACCGTGCTACTTGGCGAACCAAGCAATAGCGAAAACCTCGGTGATACTTTTATCAGCCAACCTTCTAATTACAACATGGATTTCCTAATACTACTCTACAAGCATATCACTTTATTATCACCAACCTTACAAAGCCTACCGCGTAAAAAATTAATCAAAAGATACATTGGTGATCTTGCCGTTGGTGGTAAAGGCGAAATATTAGTACCTTATAGTTAA
- a CDS encoding ion transporter translates to MVVIFNKVRESKIFQFVVVALIIASALLIGADTFDLATQYKIIIALLSEVITIFFLIELIIRFIGEPHKNSFFRDGWNLFDTIVVGVSLIPIGPGSAILIARLLRVFRVLRIISVMPELKILIECLLKSLPRILYTSLLLFIIMYIYAATGSLLFESTDAERWQDIATALFTLTQVLTLSSWEQVFLPLQAVHWWAWIYLYSFIAIGSITILNLIIAVLVDVVMELKQEQR, encoded by the coding sequence ATGGTCGTAATTTTTAATAAAGTTCGCGAGAGCAAAATTTTTCAATTCGTAGTCGTTGCACTCATCATTGCATCAGCTTTATTAATAGGTGCCGACACCTTTGATCTAGCAACGCAATACAAAATTATCATTGCGCTACTCAGTGAAGTAATCACTATTTTCTTTTTAATAGAGCTTATTATTCGCTTCATTGGTGAGCCGCATAAAAATTCGTTTTTCCGCGACGGTTGGAATTTATTCGATACTATCGTAGTCGGGGTATCACTGATACCCATAGGGCCAGGTTCTGCGATATTGATTGCCCGACTACTGCGTGTATTCAGGGTGTTGCGTATTATTTCTGTGATGCCCGAGTTAAAAATATTGATTGAATGTTTACTGAAATCTTTACCGCGTATACTGTATACGAGTCTATTGTTATTCATCATTATGTATATATATGCAGCCACCGGCTCGTTGTTGTTCGAGTCTACTGATGCCGAACGATGGCAGGATATTGCGACTGCACTATTCACCCTCACTCAAGTATTGACGCTTTCTAGTTGGGAGCAAGTGTTTTTGCCGCTACAAGCAGTGCACTGGTGGGCGTGGATATACTTATACAGTTTCATTGCAATCGGTTCAATCACTATCTTAAACTTAATTATCGCAGTACTGGTGGATGTAGTGATGGAGCTTAAACAAGAGCAAAGATAG
- a CDS encoding DUF4242 domain-containing protein: MPKYIIEREIPGAGNLSADELQGISQKSCGILKNMGPQIQWVESQVTDDKVYCTYIAPDAESIKKHAAEGGFPANKISEIKATIDPTTAE, encoded by the coding sequence ATGCCTAAATATATTATCGAAAGGGAAATTCCTGGGGCCGGCAACCTATCGGCAGACGAATTACAAGGCATCTCGCAGAAGTCTTGCGGAATCCTCAAGAATATGGGACCTCAGATTCAATGGGTTGAAAGCCAAGTCACCGATGATAAAGTGTATTGCACCTATATCGCACCCGATGCTGAGAGTATCAAGAAACACGCTGCCGAGGGTGGTTTCCCAGCTAATAAAATTTCCGAGATTAAAGCGACTATAGACCCGACCACCGCAGAGTAG